From one Scleropages formosus unplaced genomic scaffold, fSclFor1.1, whole genome shotgun sequence genomic stretch:
- the LOC114909735 gene encoding urokinase plasminogen activator surface receptor-like, which translates to MKLLLQVILTCAAFSKGYPLNCYECIPGSNGKCTETTKTCPSDQTKCGSMTTTVYIGNSVLTEASAKSCAKPQECTSGSINFGVTRTAVNTECCNTGLCNSQNTPAWSKNAPNGKRCFTCNGNDCTSILNCVGDENSCLKTTVSAQGGVVTMKGCVSSNICAATGDLSAQLGFGVGVNMNCCKGNLCNDARRTMQSILLLLVPLVSTVLIQ; encoded by the exons ATGAAACTTCTCCTCCAGGTCATCCTCACTTGTGCAGCCTTCTCTAAAG gttATCCACTTAATTGCTACGAATGTATACCTGGctcaaatggaaaatgcacaGAGACCACCAAAACTTGTCCGTCTGATCAAACCAAATGTGGAAGTATGACTACGACTGTGTATATAG gaaattctgtgTTGACTGAAGCATCAGCAAAGTCCTGTGCAAAACCTCAAGAATGTACCTCTGGTTCCATCAATTTTGGAGTCACCAGGACAGCAGTGAACACTGAGTGCTGTAACACTGGCCTTTGCAACTCTCAAAACACTCCTG CATGGTCAAAAAATGCCCCAAATGGAAAGCGGTGCTTCACCTGTAATGGCAATGACTGCACATCAATTCTTAACTGTGTTGGAGATGAAAATAGTTGCCTCAAGACCACTG tttctgcacaGGGTGGGGTGGTGACCATGAAAGGCTGTGTGTCCtcaaatatttgtgctgctACCGGTGACTTGTCAGCACAACTTGGCTTTGGTGTTGGTGTCAACATGAACTGCTGTAAAGGAAACCTGTGCAATGATGCTCGGCGCACCATGCAGAGCATCCTCCTCCTGCTAGTGCCTCTGGTCTCTACTGTCCTCATCCAGTGA